AGATGAAGGAAGAGGACCGACAAACTTGCTATACATTTGTGCAATATCTgtataaaaacaaaacaaaattttgAGAAGCATAAGAGTTAGTGCTAGATAAATCACcaattcaattggtatcaatcgGTCCAAATTCCCAGCACATCTGAGCAGAAATTTCCATGACAAGAAATTGTTACTGCAGTGCATTGGGAATCTCACCATGTATCAACTGTGGAGTTACTTCTCATAAATTATCCGTAAGGACAAAAGAGTACCTAGAATACAACTATGGCCAACAATCAATTTCCTTTCCGATGAAAGAAGGTCAATGACATGCCGGATTCCTATTGCTGATTTGATTCTTGCTTCCCTGCTTTTCAgtagatcttcctgcacatctttCTGCATTGGAATAGAAACAAATATCACTACCTATTGCTTAGATTAGTGGAGCAATGATCACAAATAAGGTTATGTCCCATGGATTTCACCTCTTCAATTTAAAACCAAAAGGAAATGATATGCGCAAATTCTGAAAGCTGGACTGCACCATTTGAACTTAAAGTCAAATAGATGACCTCCAGCTTTTGAAATAGGCTCAGTATAAAtaaaaaagtaacaaatcatGTGCCAtgccaaataaaataaattgatTCTCTTACCATCAGCAATATTTTGTCCTCATCAGTGTCTGAATAAACAACTCTCTTTTCAGATGTGTCATCCTCACCAAATGTACAGACATAAACAAGATCCCTGAAGTTTTTTCTCAAAACCTGCACAGACAAACGACAGATACAGAGTGTACAACAAGCGTTATTAATTGCCACACACCGCTTAGTAAAATTTTGTGCAGAAGAAAACACAATAGCTCTAACATATCCTAAATCTAACCAGTGAATGTAAATTCTACATGGCAGAGTTACTACCAAAATGACAACAGCCAGAATTGTTGAACAAGTATCTTAAGGATTAATGCTTTACTTGGATGTTTTAGGAGGACAATGTGTCCATTCTATTTATTGTTATAGTATTCACAAAGAAAAATATGCATATGTTCCAAAGTGTTCAACCCATTCAGTGCCTGCTACATTGAGTTATGAGAATCTATTTCTTTGGCTATTGGTCACTTCGACTGCTTTAAAACACAAAATAAATTGAAGGTCAACAAGGTACAAAGAGACAACTTTAGCAGGGGCGTGTGGTCATCTTTTGCTTTTGTTTTCATCACAAGGATGTGTACGTATAATACATCAAATAAACAATAAAAAGGATGATCACATAACAACACTATTCATAATTTTTAGCAAAGATATAACTCATGAATGAATACAGTATCTTTTTCACAAATTAACTACCCAGCTAGCTCTAAGTTCCAAGGAAAGTAATACCTGTTGAATTAGCTGCAACTGATGTGACGAGAATCCATTAAGCATAATAGCTGGGCGCATTTTGAAGAAAACTGTTTGGAATTGTCCTGCCACACATTCAGTGTTTCCTGACAAATGGCTGTCGGGCTTGCTTACTATCACATCACGCCATTCCTTGAAGTTCATTTTCATTCTTTCCGTGAAAAGGATATCAGCAGCCCTCTCTAGAGGCATATCTCTATCCCCTTCAGAAGTGGTGGAAGATGCAGATGTTTGATCTTGATGCAACAAATTTAGTTTCTGTAGTGCTTCTTTCTCTTGTGCTCTGGATAAATAAGATATTCCTGAGATTAACCAAATATTGTAAATGAAAAAGTACCTCGGGGAATAACATGCATGGAGCATGTGTTAACTCTTAAGTACTAGATAATTTAGAACTATAAAATGAGTTTTGTGTGATAGGCACATCTTACAATCTTAATTGACAGAGAAAATGCATAAAGTAACAACTCAACCAAGTATTATAGGTAAGAGAAAGCACCTTCACGGAAGCATGTGTTGAAATCAAATTGGTACTTCGCCAAGAAGTCAATTGAAGTTGTCTgacaaagaaactcatgagatgGACAATCACTCAGCTCCTTGCGAGGGaagataaagaagttatgcctGCCAAGAAGGAAAAGGTTATGCCCTGAAAAAAACATCAGCTACAGAGCTGATTAGCAAGTGATCAAGCAATCAACAATTAACATCGCATAAAAAGGCAAGCCAAACTACATATGCTGCAAAGGTGCAAATCTTCACAACTAAGACAGATACAGAGGATTCAATATTGGACCTCTGCCCTCCACATCTATGAAGCTCAAATCATCTGCCTCAGATGGCTGTGTGCCAGAGCAGCGTCCATGTCCACCATGAAGCTAGACACTAGCAGTTAGCATACATGTTCTGCAGAATGGCAGTGCAATCTAGTACGGCATATCCGAAATTTTTGCAAGGTACACCATGTTCATGAGCCATTCTTGATCCGAATTTTCTCACGTCTCCATTATCATTGCTATCTCAATACGAGATTATCATTGCAGAGCATTGCAACAAGCGCAGTAAGCAGTTATTATTAGGATCAAAGCAAAGACCACAATGAGACTTCTGCACCAACGAAGTGTCGTTACAAAACTTTCTACAGGAAAACAAGGCCAAAATGCTGTTGCTGAAGCACACAAATCTGCTAGTCGCAAACCGCAAAAGCAACGAAGTATCACCACGAAACTTTCAACAGGACAAAAAAGCCAAAATGCTGTTGCCTGAAGCACACAAATCTGGGCGGGTTACTAGAACAGAAAGGAGATTTGGGAGAGGCAAAGCAGCACGTACGGATGGGCGACGAAGGCGGACTTGGCGGGGTCCCATCGGAAGGGGCAAACGCCGAGCTGCAGGGCGGCGAACCGCTCCGCGGAGTCGCGGAGCTTGAAGTACCGCACGTCGTCGCGGTCCAGCTCGAAGGTGTCCCTCCAGGGCGCGCTCGTGACGCCGCTCATCTCCAGGTCGAGCCCCACGAACGCGGCTTCCCGAACGCGCACCCGCAGCTCATCCAGAGCCTCCGCCAGGTTCCCCCGCGTCACCTGCTTCACCGGCACCCCgctgccgccatcgccgccgcctttcggaggcggcgaggaggagagcGCGCGGAAGAGCAGggcccttggcggcggcgcggggagtaggcggcggaggcggccctgCATGGTCGCCGTCGCTGGAGaaaaatggcggcggcggtcggcgggggGTTAGGCAGCTGGGCTTGATTGTGTCTGATCTAATGGACTGTAAACCCGTGTCGGTATAAGGCCCATTTGTCGAAAATGTCATGGACGAAGACGAGCTTAAATTTGGGCTGTGTATACTACTGTATCGAAGACGACGTCCCAGAAATACAAAATAGTTTGGAGCATACTGTATTGTAGACAATATCCCAGTAATTTACAAAATAGTCCATTTTCAAAATGTTTACAGTATATTTATAGAAAACAGCCCAGTTTTCATCAAAATTTCTACAAATCCTTACGTTCTGTACTGCATGAAGTTTAATTTTTCATGCTCCAAACAAGACGAGCCACAATGCAGATCAATTCTACAAAATATCAAGCTGCTCTCGTACATCCAGATCATTCAAATATACCTTGCGAACTTTAATCTTGTATTTATCTGTCCGGAAGGTTAGGTCACAAAAAGACCGCATAATGGAAAAATCGTCTGATCAGGTCAGGTACACCAAAAGACCACCAAAAACCCTCCGAAGGAGTCATCTTTCCTCAAGATATACAAAACGGATGCGGTCCAGCATTGCGTTTCTCAATTATCTCGACCGGCCCTTCTGCATCTTCAGGAAGCAACCGCGTGCGAAATATCTTTGCCGAAAAGCCCAGCGATTGCTTTCCCTGGATCCTCCTGCTTGATGAGAGACTCCCCAACGAGAACCTACAGCGAACGTACCAGCGTCGTCAGCTCAGAAAATAAGCAAAGGAGCGCCAATTCGTCAGATGAgtctggagtttgttttggaGGCGTCTAGTGGCTGATGACTTACTGCTTTGACCCCGGCGTTTTGAACGAATGAAATGTGATCAGGAGTGAACAGACCAGATTCTCCTACAACCTGAAACATAGGAAAGAACATGAATGCTCGATGAAGTAATACTTCCTGGGCACAGTCAAATGTGTGGCATGGTGCAGTTATTTTCATAACTGCTGGATAGTGATTTCATTATAGGTTTACTGGCATCCACGAATTACAGTTGGAATTGAAGGTACATGTACATAGGCCTGATTCACAGGACAGCGCAATATGCTATATAGTGAGGCAGTTTATGATGGCAATAATTACGTGATAAAGAACTGCTGCCCCAAGTGTAGCTACTGATGTCAATTTACTATGTAAAACATACTACTACTAGTTACTTGTGGGATATTTGCGTTGCAAGGTTAGTACATTGTAGATCAGTGATTAATTCTATAAAACTAGCCGTAGCCTAAAGACAGGTGGAAGCAggctttcattttcttttcacaAGACTCATGTCAAAGAAAATACTTACAATTACATCCTTCTGAGCTATCAGCTGTCCTCGTTCACCTTCCAGAAGTTTTTTTGTGTTTGAAATATCAACTTCAAATGTCTCTGCAAAAGAAGATGTCCTCAATGAATTATTCAACCTAATAACATGACTGGAGCATTACAGTAGTCTATAATAATTTATTTTCTCACAGTGACCACCTATACAAGCACTTAAATAGTCAGATTGACTGTATGTTTACTCCAATTACTTCTCTACCATGCAATCAAATCTTCATAGTACGGTGATATTTGAGATGCATAAACCAATGGTTTAATACTCTGATATGAATCAACAAGCTTCCAAGTGATAAAATAGCTAAACGATTTTACAGTAgtctataataattttttttctcacagTGACCACCTATACAAGCACTTAAATAGTCAGATTGACTGTATGTTTACTCCAATTACTTCTCTACCATGCAATCAAATCTTCATAGTACGGTGATATTTGAGATGCATAAACCAATGGTTTAATACTCTGATATGAATCAACAAGCTTCCAAGTGATAAAATAGCTAAACGATTTGTCGGGGGTCACTAGGAATTGAATCAGGGTAAAAAAACATACCAAGATTGCGGTTATTGATGCCAATGAGCTGTACACCATTGATTCCTAAAACACGGTTCATTTCCCTTTCATCATGAACCTTCAGCAACAAGTCCAGTTGAATCAATAAATCAAATGACTCAAGAGCAACATGAGGTGGCAGTTGAAACAACATATAAAACATATCGCAAGAACAGCTCAGCTAACCTCAACTAAAGCAGCCATCCCTAGTATTTTGCAAATTTTCAACATGTAGTTGATATCACGGTCAGGTAATACAGCAGCAATTAGAAGAACAGCATCTGCACCCTTGGACCGTGCATAGTAAAGTTGCCAAGCATCAACTATGAACTCTTTGCACAGAAGAGGGCACTGCATTTTGCAATTCAGAACTTGAGCTATTCATGCACTGGAAGTACCCTATCTGAATACAATTGATTTCTGAAATGTATGTACGCAATGTGGATACAGCACCTGGACTCCAGCATTGCGTATAGCCTCCAAGTAGTTAAAACTTCCCTGTCACATATTAAGGAAAGCATGTGTATTCAGCATACAAAATTTAATAATGGATGACAGAAATGAGACAAAATTTCTGAAGGTGAAGAAGTTAATAacctgaaaatatttttcatctGTAAGAACAATGGATGACAGAAATGAGACAAAATTTCTGAAGGTGAAGAAGTTAATAacctgaaaatatttttcatctGTAAGAACACTTAGACATGCTGCTCCATTTTTCTCATATGCCTGAGCGATCTGAACCTGTTTATGTCCCAACAAACATTATTACACGCCTAAAGAAACTGATTGGTTTCAAAACATAAATATGTATGTTGATTCAGATTTCAGAATCCCAACAAATAAAACCTATTACTATCACTAGACAATATTCAAAAACAAACATTTATTAGATGACCTCTATTCACTTATTTTACAATTTTTTAGCAGGCATGCAACATATATGGGCTATCTGGTAAATGGTAATACATAAAACTTGAAGGCAGACAACATGTATAACCTCTATTCTAATCCTCGCATCTCTCCTATAGGCATCGCACAGGTTTTATAGAAAGGACAGGCATCCTGGCGTACTCACAGTTCGTTGTATTATTCCCTGACAATTAATTAGCGATTACTAATTATCACTTGATATGTCACTGACAATAATCAGTTCAGTCAATAACATACCAGGTTCATATATTACTACTAAGGTCCCACAAAATGAGTTCCCAGGACAAACTATCACTGAAATGGTATTTACTCTTACACAAGGATTATAATGCACATATAACAAATAGATAGATTTTGATAATACAAATGAGATGTTGGAGATCCACAAGCCAAAATTCAGTCATCCATACCCCAAACTCACCGGATCAAAATCCTCCCTGAGAACACCCCGGCTCGGTGAAGCCTTCTTGACCTCCGCAATCAGAGCAGGCAAGCCAGTCCGATCATACGACGCCTTGAGCGCCCCAACGAAGTCCCTCGCCGGAGGAGCAGCCTCCAGCGCCCCCTTCAGCATGTACAGGGGCCGCCTCTCCTTCATCTGCCAAACGCAAGCACGCACAAAATTTGAGCACGGGCTAAGGCAGGCACTGGGGCTCGCGCATAGCGCGGGGTCATCTCACGGACGTGCCTGCGAAACCTCGACGTCCTTGTCCCAGACGATCTTCTCGAGGATGTTCCGCGGCGTGTTCCCCTCGTTCTCGAGGCGGAACTGGAACGGGCCCACGTAGTGCACCGCCGGCCCCGtcacgggccgccgccggatccttATCCCGTCGACGCCCTCGATGGAGGCTACGGGGCTCCCGTTGCCCCCTTGCTCcgtggcgcccgccgccgcggcctccgcggcggGCGAGCTCGTCGCGGCCTCATCCACCTCCGACTCCTGCACGAGAGGACGATACCCGCACACAACCTCACGATTCGGGTCGCGATTCTCGGCGAACCGAGCTCGACAGCTGAAGGCGCGGGGAACTGACCGTCTCGGCGCTGGCGCAGCGGGCCGGGGCGGGGCTCGGGCGACCGCCTCCGTCGGCCTCCATGGGGGCCGCGGCGAGTgggcggcagcgcgcggcggcgagggttctcgggcggcggaggtgggggtAGCGGGTCGGGGCAGCGAGGCCCGGCCGGGGAGGAGCGGATCCTACAGCGAGTGCTTCCATTCGAGGTGCCGCGGAGCAGAGGTGGGGCTAATTGGATTGGGGTGGGCGTTAGCCGTTGGGCGTCGTACACCAGCGCTCCTACTGGCCGCTTCACTGCTGGCACCGCACTGTAGTCTGTAGTCTTCCAGCACCAGTCGTCTACATGCTGGGAGGAGATATATGCCCTGTTTGGTTTCTCCTACCGCAACTagagaatcttgcatgcatgaagtactaaatgaaatttatttgcaaaatttcttCACGAATGAGCATAACTTTTCGCTAGGTCAACAGAGGATTGTTGCTGCAAAAATACAGGTCACAGGTCAACAGAGGATTGTTGCTGCAAAAATACAACAGAAACTGATAAAGAAGCCGTCTGCCAGGAGCTTCTGAAACTACAGAACGGAGAAATTTCACAAGAAACGGCACATTCGCCGGGGGAAATTGGAGGGTTTCCAATTACATCTCATTAGATAATTAGCATACAGGGGATTCACAGATACAGATTACAGAGTGCAGCAAGATACTAGTGTTCTACATGGGACTGTACACAAGCAAGCCAGCAAAGGTACTGCAACAACATGCTAATTCTTAGTCCTAGGCACAACAGTAGTTGGCAAACTAAAAGGAGTGCTAAGCGCGTACAAATAGTACACAATATGAATGGGAATCATTTGCAAGGGTTTTCCAGGCATATTCAAGCAGCATCCCTACTAGCAAAAAAACAAAGCAGCATCCCTACTCAATCCCTGATCTCTGTGCCAAAGATTCGATATCTTCTGCTGCCCCAGGGGTCGTTTTTGTCCAGACGGTAAGATTTCACGCAACACCATATCCAAGGTGGGTTCCTGGTCAAGGGAGTgccttcctcatcctcttctggGATGCCCAGTagcttgttcatcttctttatcAACGCTTCTGCTGTTAGAAAACCACCGAAGAATTTGGCCTGCCATGGATTTAGATGAAGACAGGATAATACACATAATTCAGCAGGACTTTCTAGCACACGTAACTTTTACTAATACTGATTATTTTCCACTATTGACGAATATGGACACCAGAGGCAGTCTTACATAAGAGTGAAGCCACTGTAGGCGAAGcatcaagcaatcaaacatatGAGTGATTTAGTAATATATTACCCCGTCATCCTTGTGGACGTATGCATGAATTCTCGCTGTAGGATCCTCAAGAGTCAACCGAAGACAATAGCTACCAGTCAAAAGCAAACGGAGTTCACTAGCTCGACATGGATATGCTGCCACAACACGGACCAGGGTTTTGAATTTGTGCGTCACCTAGCACAAGAAAAGGGGGAGTTATTGAAGCTGTCTAGCTTTAGAATCAGAGTTCAGAACACTCTCAAAATATAGTTTTCCTATGGAAAGGGAGAGGCCAATCACCAGGATACAAATTAAAGTGAACATGCTCATGTGTTCTAGGGGTGTCAGGTGACATTAGATCAAATCTAACACAGAAAGGAAACTCTTAAATCACTGGAAAACAATGGAAAGAAGTAATACC
This sequence is a window from Panicum virgatum strain AP13 chromosome 7K, P.virgatum_v5, whole genome shotgun sequence. Protein-coding genes within it:
- the LOC120641193 gene encoding poly(A)-specific ribonuclease PARN-like; protein product: MQGRLRRLLPAPPPRALLFRALSSSPPPKGGGDGGSGVPVKQVTRGNLAEALDELRVRVREAAFVGLDLEMSGVTSAPWRDTFELDRDDVRYFKLRDSAERFAALQLGVCPFRWDPAKSAFVAHPHNFFIFPRKELSDCPSHEFLCQTTSIDFLAKYQFDFNTCFREGISYLSRAQEKEALQKLNLLHQDQTSASSTTSEGDRDMPLERAADILFTERMKMNFKEWRDVIVSKPDSHLSGNTECVAGQFQTVFFKMRPAIMLNGFSSHQLQLIQQVLRKNFRDLVYVCTFGEDDTSEKRVVYSDTDEDKILLMKDVQEDLLKSREARIKSAIGIRHVIDLLSSERKLIVGHSCILDIAQMYSKFVGPLPSSIKEFALSIHKIFPHIVDTRHLMSVDQAVQKLMKRKSKSLSSAFSFLCPASDSYAMKPSSLSPVKIEVEGDETKSSCFISGAKHEAGYDAYMTGCVFAQLCTYLDIKFEQLSPQDNLATNNKLQKHINFLSPSWNSGTVIDLSSGMERPEPGYMRRYPASVYDNIVLIWGFMSKVRPKEIKDCISKVLGPGSVISVFSIDSTAVLVQFKKPESVNDFLDLKAVLERTDSAISSLHPLSTLLEGGQTRAAKYDTYRDICSSSESKYLFADQAEAVCATSENQLQENVDDNLISGVHQSILDGTVLASVNKGDGTKSGSKNEGDADITCQHILDALHNGRALNGRRMRS
- the LOC120641194 gene encoding indole-3-glycerol phosphate synthase, chloroplastic-like isoform X2: MEALAVGSAPPRPGLAAPTRYPHLRRPRTLAAARCRPLAAAPMEADGGGRPSPAPARCASAETESEVDEAATSSPAAEAAAAGATEQGGNGSPVASIEGVDGIRIRRRPVTGPAVHYVGPFQFRLENEGNTPRNILEKIVWDKDVEVSQMKERRPLYMLKGALEAAPPARDFVGALKASYDRTGLPALIAEVKKASPSRGVLREDFDPVINFFTFRNFVSFLSSIVLTDEKYFQGSFNYLEAIRNAGVQCPLLCKEFIVDAWQLYYARSKGADAVLLIAAVLPDRDINYMLKICKILGMAALVEVHDEREMNRVLGINGVQLIGINNRNLETFEVDISNTKKLLEGERGQLIAQKDVIVVGESGLFTPDHISFVQNAGVKAVLVGESLIKQEDPGKAIAGLFGKDISHAVAS
- the LOC120641194 gene encoding indole-3-glycerol phosphate synthase, chloroplastic-like isoform X1, whose protein sequence is MEALAVGSAPPRPGLAAPTRYPHLRRPRTLAAARCRPLAAAPMEADGGGRPSPAPARCASAETESEVDEAATSSPAAEAAAAGATEQGGNGSPVASIEGVDGIRIRRRPVTGPAVHYVGPFQFRLENEGNTPRNILEKIVWDKDVEVSQMKERRPLYMLKGALEAAPPARDFVGALKASYDRTGLPALIAEVKKASPSRGVLREDFDPVQIAQAYEKNGAACLSVLTDEKYFQVINFFTFRNFVSFLSSIVLTDEKYFQGSFNYLEAIRNAGVQCPLLCKEFIVDAWQLYYARSKGADAVLLIAAVLPDRDINYMLKICKILGMAALVEVHDEREMNRVLGINGVQLIGINNRNLETFEVDISNTKKLLEGERGQLIAQKDVIVVGESGLFTPDHISFVQNAGVKAVLVGESLIKQEDPGKAIAGLFGKDISHAVAS
- the LOC120641194 gene encoding indole-3-glycerol phosphate synthase, chloroplastic-like isoform X3, producing MEALAVGSAPPRPGLAAPTRYPHLRRPRTLAAARCRPLAAAPMEADGGGRPSPAPARCASAETESEVDEAATSSPAAEAAAAGATEQGGNGSPVASIEGVDGIRIRRRPVTGPAVHYVGPFQFRLENEGNTPRNILEKIVWDKDVEVSQMKERRPLYMLKGALEAAPPARDFVGALKASYDRTGLPALIAEVKKASPSRGVLREDFDPVQIAQAYEKNGAACLSVLTDEKYFQGSFNYLEAIRNAGVQCPLLCKEFIVDAWQLYYARSKGADAVLLIAAVLPDRDINYMLKICKILGMAALVEVHDEREMNRVLGINGVQLIGINNRNLETFEVDISNTKKLLEGERGQLIAQKDVIVVGESGLFTPDHISFVQNAGVKAVLVGESLIKQEDPGKAIAGLFGKDISHAVAS